The proteins below come from a single Burkholderia contaminans genomic window:
- a CDS encoding ABC transporter substrate-binding protein encodes MTLTTAPAPTDAHDKKRRKLLRAAGAVALAAPAITLGRKAWSAPPLKKLTFAWNQNAFCLTPIVVAQERGFFEKNGLKVDLINYSGSTDQLLESIATGKADAAVGMIHRWLKPLEAGFDVKIIGSSHGGCVRLVGAKAAGVTTLQALKGKTVGVSDLAAPGKHFFSILLAKNGIDPERDITWRQYPADLLGVAVDKGEIHAIADGDPNLYLLEKRSNGAYTELATNLSGEYARKVCCVIGARGDLVRNDRPSAAALARSIVQATEFTHDNPNEAAKVFAKYSPKINPEDLRKLYATLTYNHHPTNVDLQQEIAFYADDFRRISVLKKSTDPQRFAQQVYANVLG; translated from the coding sequence ATGACCCTAACCACCGCACCCGCGCCCACTGACGCGCACGACAAAAAACGCCGCAAGCTGCTGCGCGCCGCCGGCGCCGTTGCGCTCGCCGCGCCCGCGATCACGCTGGGCCGCAAGGCCTGGTCCGCGCCGCCGCTGAAGAAGCTCACGTTCGCGTGGAACCAGAACGCGTTCTGCCTGACGCCGATCGTCGTCGCACAGGAGCGCGGCTTCTTCGAGAAGAACGGCCTGAAGGTCGATCTGATCAACTACAGCGGCTCGACCGACCAGTTGCTCGAATCGATCGCGACCGGCAAGGCCGATGCGGCGGTCGGGATGATCCACCGCTGGCTGAAGCCGCTCGAAGCCGGCTTCGACGTAAAGATCATCGGCAGCTCGCATGGCGGCTGCGTGCGGCTCGTCGGCGCGAAGGCGGCCGGCGTGACGACGTTGCAGGCGCTGAAGGGCAAGACGGTCGGCGTCAGCGACCTGGCCGCGCCCGGCAAGCATTTCTTCTCGATCTTGCTCGCGAAGAACGGGATCGATCCCGAGCGCGACATCACATGGCGGCAGTATCCGGCCGACCTGCTCGGCGTGGCGGTCGACAAGGGCGAGATCCACGCGATTGCCGACGGCGACCCGAATCTCTATCTGCTCGAAAAACGCAGCAACGGTGCGTACACCGAACTGGCGACGAACCTGTCCGGCGAATACGCGCGCAAGGTGTGCTGCGTGATCGGCGCACGCGGCGACCTCGTGCGCAACGACCGGCCGTCGGCCGCCGCACTCGCGCGCTCGATCGTGCAGGCCACCGAGTTCACGCACGACAACCCGAACGAAGCCGCGAAGGTGTTCGCGAAGTATTCGCCGAAGATCAACCCCGAGGACCTGCGCAAGCTTTACGCGACGCTCACCTACAACCACCACCCGACCAACGTCGACCTGCAGCAGGAAATCGCGTTCTACGCGGACGACTTCCGCCGCATCAGCGTGCTGAAGAAGAGCACCGACCCGCAGCGCTTCGCGCAGCAGGTCTATGCGAACGTGCTGGGGTGA
- a CDS encoding class II aldolase/adducin family protein, producing MSAVLASPVPTASGLELAEAPRQHFWFDPPAPRTDVAAERRHRQERLAGAFRLFARFGFSQGLAGHITARDPELPDHFWVNPLGVHFSQIKVSDLLLVNARGETAIGTRPLNKAAFAIHAAIHEAHPHIVAAAHTHSTYGKAWSTLGRLLDPLTQDACVFYEDHALFDDFTGMVVDTSEGARIAEALAKPDGTTHKGAILKNHGILSAGPTVEAAAWWYIALDNAAHTQLLAEAAGTPQPIDHATARHTHGQIGGPEGALHAFDSLFARVVADEPDLLD from the coding sequence ATGTCCGCCGTCCTTGCTTCGCCCGTCCCTACCGCATCGGGCCTCGAACTCGCCGAAGCGCCGCGCCAGCATTTCTGGTTCGATCCGCCGGCACCGCGCACCGACGTCGCCGCCGAGCGCCGTCACCGTCAGGAACGGCTCGCGGGCGCATTCCGCCTGTTCGCCCGCTTCGGCTTCTCGCAGGGGCTCGCCGGCCACATCACCGCACGCGACCCCGAGCTGCCCGACCACTTCTGGGTGAATCCGCTCGGCGTGCATTTCTCGCAGATCAAGGTGTCCGACCTGCTGCTCGTCAACGCGCGCGGCGAGACCGCGATCGGCACGCGGCCGCTGAACAAGGCCGCGTTCGCGATCCACGCGGCGATCCACGAAGCGCATCCGCACATCGTCGCCGCCGCGCATACGCATTCGACGTACGGCAAGGCGTGGTCGACGCTCGGCCGCCTGCTCGATCCGCTCACGCAGGACGCCTGCGTGTTCTACGAAGACCACGCGCTGTTCGACGACTTCACGGGGATGGTCGTCGACACGAGCGAAGGCGCGCGGATCGCGGAGGCGCTCGCGAAGCCGGACGGCACCACGCACAAGGGCGCGATCCTGAAGAACCACGGAATCCTGAGCGCCGGCCCGACGGTCGAAGCCGCCGCATGGTGGTACATCGCGCTAGACAACGCCGCGCACACGCAGTTGCTGGCCGAGGCGGCCGGCACGCCGCAACCGATCGATCACGCGACCGCACGCCACACGCACGGCCAGATCGGCGGCCCCGAGGGCGCGTTGCACGCATTCGACAGCCTGTTCGCACGCGTCGTCGCCGACGAACCCGACCTGCTCGACTGA
- a CDS encoding ABC transporter ATP-binding protein encodes MVSAAVLESSVASSVAAAPAVTAPRGARIDIRRVSHAFDGPGGALPVLDDVTLSVAAGEFVALLGPSGCGKSTLLRLVAGLDAARHGTIAQDGVPIEQPDPSRIVVFQDPTLYPWRRVRANVALGLEACGVARTAQHRVDDALARVGLQEFANVFPHQLSGGMAQRVALARALVNDPRLLILDEPLGKLDSLTRLTMQAELTALWQRDGFSALLVTHDVEEALFLAQRVIVFGPRPARIIAELHVDLPYPRHRGDPRLAELRHDALRHLGLDASW; translated from the coding sequence ATGGTGAGCGCCGCCGTACTCGAATCGTCCGTTGCATCGTCCGTTGCCGCTGCGCCCGCCGTCACGGCGCCGCGCGGCGCGCGCATCGACATCCGCCGCGTGAGCCATGCGTTCGACGGCCCCGGCGGCGCGCTGCCGGTGCTCGACGACGTCACGCTGTCGGTCGCGGCCGGCGAATTCGTCGCGCTGCTCGGCCCGAGCGGCTGCGGGAAGTCGACGCTGCTGCGCCTCGTCGCGGGCCTCGACGCCGCGCGGCACGGCACGATCGCGCAGGACGGCGTGCCGATCGAGCAACCGGATCCGTCGCGCATCGTCGTGTTCCAGGACCCGACGCTGTACCCGTGGCGACGCGTGCGTGCGAACGTCGCGCTCGGCCTCGAGGCGTGCGGCGTGGCGCGCACCGCGCAGCATCGCGTCGACGATGCGCTCGCGCGCGTCGGGCTGCAGGAATTCGCGAACGTGTTCCCGCATCAGTTGTCCGGCGGGATGGCGCAGCGTGTCGCGCTCGCCCGCGCGCTCGTCAACGATCCGCGCCTGCTGATTCTCGACGAGCCGCTCGGCAAGCTCGATTCGCTCACGCGGCTCACGATGCAGGCCGAGCTCACCGCACTGTGGCAACGCGATGGCTTCTCCGCGCTGCTCGTCACGCACGATGTCGAGGAAGCGCTGTTCCTCGCGCAGCGCGTGATCGTGTTCGGGCCGCGCCCCGCACGGATCATCGCCGAATTGCACGTCGACCTGCCCTACCCGCGCCATCGCGGCGACCCGCGCCTCGCCGAACTGCGTCACGACGCGTTGCGGCACCTCGGGCTCGATGCGAGCTGGTAG
- a CDS encoding LLM class flavin-dependent oxidoreductase has translation MSVEFIGMIQSQKQSEIHPASGPVVDPDYVRDFARAHETAGFDRILVPHHSTGPSATLTIAFAAAATERIHFMLAHRPGFTAPTLAARQIATLDQFSRGRLAVHFISGGSDSEQQRDGDFLDHDARYARTDEYLGILRRIWTEAQPFDHDGTHYRFKQGFSEVKPFQQPHVPIYFGGASEAALEVAGKHADVYALWGESLDQVRDLTTRVRAEAAKHGRQVRFSVSFRPILAATEDEAWARAHRILDETRRLREAAGLGAGGPQQSEGARRLLAAAERGSRVDKRLWTEIAKLTGARSNSTALVGTPEQVADALLDYYDLGVTTFLIRGFDPLEDAIDYGRELIPRVRSAVAARDAARRAA, from the coding sequence ATGAGCGTCGAATTCATCGGCATGATCCAGAGCCAGAAGCAGTCGGAGATCCATCCGGCATCCGGCCCCGTGGTCGATCCCGACTACGTGCGCGACTTTGCGCGCGCCCACGAGACGGCCGGCTTCGACCGGATTCTCGTGCCGCATCACTCGACCGGCCCGTCGGCGACGCTGACGATCGCGTTCGCGGCCGCCGCGACCGAGCGCATCCATTTCATGCTCGCGCATCGCCCGGGCTTCACCGCGCCGACGCTCGCCGCGCGGCAGATCGCGACGCTCGACCAGTTCAGCCGCGGCCGGCTCGCCGTGCACTTCATCTCCGGCGGCTCGGACAGCGAACAGCAGCGCGACGGCGACTTCCTCGACCACGACGCGCGCTATGCGCGCACCGACGAATACCTCGGCATCCTGCGACGGATCTGGACCGAAGCGCAGCCGTTCGATCACGACGGCACGCACTACCGGTTCAAGCAGGGCTTTTCGGAAGTGAAGCCGTTCCAGCAGCCGCATGTGCCGATCTATTTCGGCGGCGCATCGGAAGCGGCGCTCGAAGTGGCCGGCAAGCACGCGGACGTCTACGCGCTGTGGGGCGAATCGCTCGACCAGGTACGCGACCTGACGACACGCGTGCGCGCCGAAGCCGCGAAGCACGGCCGCCAGGTGCGCTTCTCCGTGTCGTTCCGCCCGATCCTCGCCGCGACCGAGGACGAAGCGTGGGCGCGCGCGCATCGCATCCTCGACGAAACGCGCCGGCTGCGCGAAGCGGCCGGCCTCGGCGCCGGCGGCCCGCAGCAGAGCGAAGGCGCGCGCCGCCTGCTCGCCGCGGCCGAACGCGGCTCGCGGGTCGACAAGCGGCTGTGGACCGAGATCGCGAAGCTCACCGGCGCGCGCTCGAATTCGACGGCGCTCGTCGGCACGCCCGAACAGGTCGCCGACGCACTGCTCGACTACTACGACCTCGGCGTCACGACGTTCCTGATCCGCGGCTTCGATCCGCTGGAAGACGCGATCGACTACGGCCGCGAACTGATTCCGCGCGTGCGCAGCGCCGTCGCCGCCCGCGACGCGGCCCGCCGCGCGGCCTGA